The Schizosaccharomyces pombe strain 972h- genome assembly, chromosome: I genome contains a region encoding:
- the cts1 gene encoding CTP synthase Cts1, with protein sequence MKYVLVSGGVISGIGKGVIASSTGLLLKTLGLKVTSIKIDPYMNIDAGTMSPLEHGEVFVLNDGGEVDLDLGNYERYLNVTLTHDNNITTGKVYSNVIQKERRGDYLGKTVQIVPHVTNEIQDWVERVARIPVDQSGEEPDVCIVELGGTVGDIESAAFVEAMRQFQFRVGHENFVSIHVSLVPVINGEQKTKPTQQAIRDLRSLGITPDLIACRCKQPLEKSVIDKISLFCHVGPEQVLAVHDVSSTYHVPQLLEDKLLEYLKIRFALDKISVSRELALAGENMWSSWKHLTQGYDHLFKKVTIVLVGKYTHLQDSYISVIKALEHSAMRCGRKLDLQWVEASHLEASTNTSDPLSYHKAWHLVCSANGILVPGGFGSRGVEGMIAAAKWARENNTPYLGICLGMQVAVIEFARSVCGIEGAFSEEFDKECENNVVVYMPEIDKDKLGGTMRLGLRPTFFQPNSEWSKLRKLHKMVDEVLERHRHRYEINPAFVSRLEQGGISFIGKDERGERMEIIEKRDHPYFVGVQYHPEYLSKPLKPSPPIFGLVAASAGLLDEFIQSGEEVEWSNFSHFNAESALADMNDSVEVTEEATVVTIS encoded by the exons ATGAAGTACGTTTTAGTATCTGGAGGTGTTATTAGTGGTATTGGAAAAGGTGTAATTGCCTCTTCCACTGGATTACTGCTAAAAACCCTAGGATTGAAAGTTACTAGCATCAAGATTGACCCTTACATGAATATTGATGCTGGCACTATGTCTCCCCTTGAACATGGGgaagtttttgttttgaatgatGGCGGTGAAGTCGATTTGGATCTTGGAAACTATGAGCGCTATCTTAATGTTACATTAACCCATGATAACAATATTACAACTGGAAAAGTGTATTCTAATGTCATTCAGAAGGAACGTCGCGGTGATTATCTTGGAAAAACAGTGCAAATTGTTCCTCATGTTACGAATGAAATTCAAGACTGGGTGGAGCGTGTTGCTCGAATTCCAGTTGATCAAAGTGGTGAAGAACCAGATGTTTGTATTGTTGAACTCGGTGGTACGGTTGGCGATATCGAGTCTGCTGCTTTTGTGGAGGCCATGCgtcaatttcaatttcgtGTGGGTCATGAAAACTTTGTATCAATCCATGTTTCTCTTGTCCCTGTAATTAATGGCGAGCAGAAAACTAAGCCTACTCAACAAGCAATTCGTGATTTGCGTAGCTTGGGCATTACTCCAGACTTGATTGCTTGCCGCTGTAAACAACCTCTTGAGAAATCTGTGattgataaaatttctcttttctgTCATGTTGGTCCCGAACAGGTGCTAGCTGTGCATGATGTCTCTAGTACATATCACGTTCCTCAACTGCTTGAAGACAAGCTATTggaatatttgaaaattcgTTTCGCACTGGATAAGATAAGTGTATCTCGCGAACTCGCTCTCGCAGGCGAGAATATGTGGAGCTCGTGGAAACATTTAACACAGGGATACGATCATCTTTTCAAGAAGGTCACCATCGTCCTCGTAGGAAAATACACTCATCTTCAAGATTCCTATATATCAGTCATCAAAGCATTGGAGCACTCTGCTATGCGCTGTGGTCGTAAACTTGACCTCCAATGGGTAGAAGCTTCTCATTTGGAAGCTAGTACAAATACTAGTGACCCACTTAGTTACCATAAGGCATGGCATTTAGTCTGTTCTGCCAATGGTATCCTAGTGCCTGGCGGATTCGGCTCTCGCGGTGTCGAAGGGATGATTGCCGCAGCCAAGTGGGCTCGTGAAAATAATACACCCTACTTGGGCATTTGCCTTGGTATGCAAGTTGCCGTTATTGAATTCGCGAGAAGTGTTTGTGGAATTGAAG GTGCATTTTCTGAAGAATTCGATAAGGAATGCGAAAACAATGTTGTTGTTTATATGCCTGAGATTGATAAGGATAAACTGGGTGGAACTATGCGTTTGGGATTGAGACCTACCTTTTTCCAACCCAATTCCGAATGGAGTAAACTTCGTAAACTTCATAAGATGGTTGATGAAGTTTTGGAAAGACATCGTCATAGATATGAAATAAATCCTGCGTTTGTAAGCCGTTTGGAACAAGGTGGAATTTCTTTCATCGGAAAAGATGAACGTGGTGAGCGTATGGAAATTATTGAGAAACGTGACCATCCTTACTTTGTTGGCGTACAATACCATCCTGAATATTTATCTAAGCCACTTAAGCCCTCCCCACCGATTTTTGGATTGGTTGCGGCCAGTGCTGGCTTGTTGGATGAATTTATTCAGTCTGGTGAGGAAGTCGAATGGAGCAACTTTTCTCATTTTAACGCTGAATCTGCCTTAGCTGACATGAATGACTCTGTTGAAGTTACTGAAGAAGCCACTGTCGTCACCATCAGTTAG